The following proteins are co-located in the Paracoccaceae bacterium Fryx2 genome:
- the recN gene encoding DNA repair protein RecN: MLRALEIRDMLIIDRLSLGFQPGLNVLTGETGAGKSILLDSLGFVLGWRGRAELVRSGADKGEVVAVFDLPPGHAARAVLEEAGIDAEDDLILRRVNFADGRKTAWVNDRRVSGEVLRALSDTLVELHGQHDDRGLLNPRGHRLLLDSFAGVDVAATRAAWSALGQARRRLAEAEAALAAVKAEEDFLRHAVAELDKLDPLPGEEAVLDVRRRSMQGAERIRSDIARALAALSDQGAEGLLGDAQRWLDGVADRAEGRLDAPLAALGRAMVELGEAQAGVEACLTALDFNPLELEGVEERLFAIRALARKHGVLPDDLGGFAQDLRDRLAALDGGAKNLVALGRVVSEAEAAYDAQSAALSARRAEAAGRLDAAMAGELGPLKMERAIFTTEIAAAEPGPEGRDAVAFTVATNPGAPAGPLNRIASGGELSRFLLALKVCLTGDTPGLTLIFDEIDRGVGGATADAVGRRLKALSGAAQVLVVTHSPQVAALGAHHWRVEKRVEGEMTTSTVTPLDAAARVEEIGRMLSGDSVTEAARAAARALLAAPAMR, translated from the coding sequence ATGCTTCGGGCGCTGGAAATCCGCGACATGCTGATCATCGACCGGCTGAGCCTTGGTTTCCAGCCGGGGCTCAACGTGCTGACCGGCGAAACCGGGGCGGGCAAGTCGATCCTGCTCGATTCGCTGGGGTTCGTGCTGGGCTGGCGCGGCCGGGCCGAACTGGTGCGCAGCGGTGCCGACAAGGGCGAGGTGGTGGCGGTGTTCGACCTGCCGCCCGGCCACGCCGCCCGCGCCGTGCTGGAGGAAGCCGGGATCGACGCCGAGGACGACCTGATCCTGCGCCGCGTGAACTTTGCCGATGGCCGCAAGACCGCCTGGGTCAATGACCGCCGCGTGTCCGGCGAGGTGCTGCGGGCGCTGTCGGACACGCTGGTGGAACTGCACGGCCAGCACGACGACCGGGGGCTGTTGAATCCGCGTGGCCACCGGCTGCTGCTCGACAGCTTTGCCGGGGTTGACGTGGCCGCGACCCGGGCTGCGTGGAGCGCGCTGGGGCAGGCGCGGCGGCGGCTGGCCGAGGCCGAGGCGGCGCTGGCGGCCGTGAAGGCCGAAGAAGATTTCCTGCGCCATGCCGTTGCCGAACTCGACAAGCTCGATCCGCTGCCGGGCGAGGAGGCGGTGCTTGATGTGCGCCGCCGGTCGATGCAGGGGGCCGAACGCATCCGCAGCGACATTGCCCGCGCGCTGGCCGCCCTGTCGGATCAGGGGGCCGAGGGGCTGCTGGGTGATGCGCAACGCTGGCTTGACGGCGTGGCCGACCGGGCCGAGGGCCGGCTGGATGCGCCGCTGGCCGCCCTTGGCCGCGCCATGGTCGAACTGGGCGAGGCGCAGGCGGGGGTCGAAGCCTGTCTCACCGCGCTCGATTTCAACCCGCTGGAGCTTGAGGGCGTCGAGGAACGGCTGTTCGCCATCCGGGCGCTGGCGCGCAAGCATGGCGTGCTGCCCGACGATCTGGGCGGCTTTGCGCAGGATCTGCGCGACCGGCTGGCGGCGCTGGATGGCGGGGCGAAGAACCTTGTGGCGCTGGGGCGCGTGGTGTCCGAGGCAGAGGCCGCCTACGATGCGCAGTCCGCCGCGCTGTCGGCAAGGCGGGCCGAGGCGGCGGGGCGGCTCGATGCCGCGATGGCGGGCGAACTGGGGCCGCTGAAGATGGAACGCGCGATCTTCACCACCGAGATTGCCGCCGCCGAGCCCGGCCCCGAAGGGCGCGACGCCGTGGCCTTTACCGTGGCCACCAACCCCGGCGCCCCCGCCGGGCCGCTGAACCGCATCGCCTCGGGCGGCGAGCTGTCGCGCTTCCTGCTGGCGCTGAAGGTCTGCCTGACCGGCGACACCCCCGGCCTGACGCTGATCTTCGACGAGATCGACCGCGGCGTGGGTGGTGCCACCGCCGATGCCGTCGGGCGCAGGCTCAAGGCGCTGTCGGGCGCGGCGCAGGTGCTGGTGGTTACGCATTCGCCGCAGGTCGCGGCCCTTGGCGCGCATCACTGGCGGGTCGAAAAGCGGGTGGAGGGCGAAATGACCACCTCGACCGTGACGCCGCTGGATGCCGCGGCGCGGGTCGAGGAAATCGGTCGGATGCTGTCGGGCGATTCCGTCACCGAGGCCGCGCGGGCGGCGGCGCGGGCCTTGCTGGCCGCGCCAGCCATGCGCTGA
- a CDS encoding outer membrane protein assembly factor BamD: MAGGKSGARFFGTALIIAVLSGCGGGEVEAPLESYTAEEIYKRGEFELESRPKPDEAIRYFSEVERLYPYSEWAKRALIMQAFSYHKAKEYEEARGAAQRFLDFYPGDEDAAYAKYLLALSYYDQIDEVGRDQGLTFQALQALRAVIEEYPDSEYAKSAILKFDLAFDHLAAKEMEIGRYYLKRGNYTASINRFRTVVQDFQTTTHTAEALHRLVEAYLALGLTDEAQTAGAILGHNYQGSPFYDDSYRLLTGRGLAMEAKGNNWLSNVYRQVIRGEWL, encoded by the coding sequence ATGGCAGGCGGAAAGTCGGGCGCGCGGTTCTTCGGCACGGCGCTGATCATTGCGGTGCTGTCAGGATGCGGCGGCGGCGAGGTCGAAGCCCCGCTGGAAAGCTACACCGCCGAGGAAATCTACAAGCGCGGCGAGTTCGAGCTTGAATCGCGGCCCAAGCCCGACGAGGCGATCCGCTATTTTTCCGAGGTCGAGCGTCTTTACCCCTATTCCGAATGGGCCAAGCGCGCGCTGATCATGCAGGCCTTCAGCTATCACAAGGCCAAGGAATACGAAGAGGCCCGCGGTGCGGCGCAACGCTTCCTCGATTTCTACCCCGGTGACGAGGATGCGGCCTATGCCAAATACCTGCTCGCCCTGTCCTATTACGACCAGATCGACGAGGTCGGGCGCGATCAGGGCCTGACCTTCCAGGCATTGCAGGCCCTGCGCGCGGTGATCGAGGAATATCCCGACAGCGAATATGCCAAGTCGGCGATCCTGAAGTTCGATCTGGCCTTTGACCATCTGGCCGCGAAAGAGATGGAAATCGGGCGCTACTACCTGAAGCGCGGCAACTACACGGCGTCGATCAACCGTTTCCGCACCGTGGTGCAGGATTTCCAGACCACCACCCACACCGCCGAGGCGCTGCACCGGCTGGTCGAGGCGTATCTGGCACTTGGCCTGACTGACGAGGCGCAGACCGCCGGCGCGATCCTGGGCCACAACTATCAGGGCAGCCCGTTCTACGACGACAGCTACAGGCTGCTGACCGGGCGCGGGCTGGCGATGGAAGCCAAGGGCAACAACTGGCTGAGCAATGTCTACCGCCAGGTCATCCGCGGCGAGTGGCTGTGA